A window of the Acidobacteriota bacterium genome harbors these coding sequences:
- a CDS encoding PLP-dependent transferase, whose protein sequence is MPLRPGLKASTIAVHAGSRLDPSTGSPTPPVYRTSAFAFESIDEMIETFAGRKQRFIYSRYSNPTVVEAEERLAALEGAEGAVAFSSGMAAITASLMSVVSAGDHVVVQRDLYGGTTRLLERVFTRMGVELTIVGTEELESPGDHRRPNSKALFCESPTNPTLRVLDLDATCRRAREAGLIVIADNTFATPIHQNPLAAGASFSIHSATKYLAGHGDLIAGIVAANGEHLARLRDLRIELGGSLDPDAGWVLARSLKTLPLRVRAQSANAMAIAARLESHAAVARVHYPGLPSHPRHAVARRQMRGGFGGMLSFELKGGEGAARRFVEGLSLVRLLPTLGGIETSVSLPAFSSHFSLSPEARAAAGVTDGLVRLSLGIEETSDLVEEIDRALANV, encoded by the coding sequence ATGCCGCTCCGCCCGGGCCTGAAAGCTTCGACCATCGCCGTTCACGCGGGATCGCGGCTCGATCCGTCGACCGGGTCGCCCACGCCCCCCGTCTACCGCACGTCGGCCTTCGCCTTCGAATCGATCGACGAGATGATCGAGACGTTCGCGGGCCGAAAGCAGCGATTCATCTATTCGCGATACTCGAACCCCACCGTCGTGGAGGCCGAGGAGCGTCTTGCGGCGCTCGAGGGGGCGGAGGGCGCCGTCGCGTTCTCCTCCGGCATGGCGGCGATCACCGCCTCGCTGATGTCGGTCGTCTCCGCCGGCGATCACGTCGTCGTCCAGCGCGATCTGTACGGGGGCACGACCCGCCTCCTCGAGAGGGTGTTCACGCGGATGGGGGTGGAGCTCACCATCGTCGGCACGGAGGAGCTCGAGAGCCCCGGTGACCATCGCCGGCCGAACTCGAAGGCCCTCTTCTGCGAGTCGCCGACGAACCCCACGCTCCGCGTCCTGGATCTCGACGCGACCTGCCGCCGCGCGCGCGAGGCCGGCCTGATCGTCATCGCCGACAATACCTTCGCGACGCCGATCCACCAGAACCCTCTCGCGGCCGGGGCCTCCTTCTCGATCCACAGCGCCACGAAGTACCTCGCCGGCCACGGCGACCTCATCGCGGGAATCGTCGCGGCGAACGGGGAGCACCTGGCGCGCCTTCGCGATCTCCGCATCGAGCTGGGAGGCTCCCTCGATCCCGACGCCGGATGGGTGCTGGCGCGATCGCTCAAGACCCTCCCTCTTCGCGTGCGGGCCCAGAGCGCCAACGCGATGGCGATCGCAGCGCGCCTCGAGTCGCACGCGGCGGTCGCGAGAGTTCACTATCCGGGCCTCCCGTCGCATCCCCGCCACGCCGTCGCGCGCCGCCAGATGCGAGGCGGGTTCGGCGGCATGCTCTCGTTCGAGCTCAAGGGGGGGGAGGGGGCGGCCCGCCGGTTCGTCGAGGGGCTCTCCCTCGTGCGGCTCCTGCCGACGCTCGGGGGCATCGAGACGAGCGTGTCGCTCCCCGCGTTCTCGTCGCACTTCTCCCTCTCTCCCGAGGCGCGGGCCGCCGCGGGCGTCACCGACGGCCTCGTCCGTCTCAGCCTGGGGATCGAGGAGACGTCCGATCTCGTCGAGGAGATCGATCGCGCGCTCGCGAACGTCTGA
- a CDS encoding DUF1566 domain-containing protein — MSRRAGWVVLVVALAASVCPGTPAATPGAERIAARAQPWDRLLPASRRWKPALDGSAVLDRETGLVWEIAPDTASISWVTAPFVCLGKSVGGRKGWRLPAVEELMSLIDPSAASPSLPAGHPFVGIQPDVYWTATSVAGIGGEAYGVSLADGGLFDQAKSTLSRFWCVRGGFGHDGM, encoded by the coding sequence ATGTCGCGCCGCGCCGGATGGGTCGTCCTCGTCGTCGCTCTCGCCGCCTCGGTGTGCCCCGGGACCCCCGCCGCAACGCCCGGCGCCGAGAGGATCGCCGCGCGAGCGCAGCCGTGGGATCGCCTTCTCCCGGCCTCGAGGCGGTGGAAGCCCGCGCTCGACGGCTCGGCCGTCCTCGATCGGGAGACCGGTCTCGTCTGGGAAATCGCCCCGGACACCGCGTCGATCTCGTGGGTGACCGCTCCGTTCGTCTGCCTCGGGAAGAGCGTCGGGGGGCGCAAGGGCTGGCGGCTTCCCGCCGTCGAGGAGCTCATGTCCCTCATCGACCCGTCCGCGGCGAGCCCCAGCCTGCCCGCCGGCCATCCCTTCGTGGGGATTCAGCCCGACGTCTACTGGACCGCGACGAGCGTCGCCGGGATCGGCGGCGAGGCCTACGGCGTCTCCCTCGCCGACGGCGGCCTCTTCGACCAGGCGAAGAGCACGCTCTCGCGCTTCTGGTGCGTGCGCGGAGGCTTCGGCCATGACGGGATGTAG
- a CDS encoding ABC transporter permease, whose translation MRRLVEDLGARVRGTLTTAGEMATLLFLSLRSIPALIGPSSRVVAGVAFRQVYFTGNQALPLTGLIAFLLGAVVVIQAVTRLSGLGAEGFAGDILVIAVLRELGPLVAAVIVIGRSGTAMAAELATMRLRGEIDDLDTLGIDPVQYLVLPRLAGAVVSLFGLMVFFDLLAVVGGYVALGSQTMTPLRSYLDSILQAIQPRDLALIPAKAILFGGMIAAFCCYRGLSVEASPTEIPQAATRGVVMSLVGIFVADSILATLVYS comes from the coding sequence GTGCGGCGGCTCGTCGAAGATCTGGGTGCCAGGGTTCGCGGGACGCTCACGACGGCCGGCGAGATGGCCACGCTGCTGTTCCTGAGCCTGAGGTCCATTCCCGCGCTGATCGGCCCCTCCTCGAGGGTCGTGGCCGGCGTCGCCTTCAGGCAGGTCTACTTCACCGGCAACCAGGCGCTCCCGCTGACGGGGCTGATCGCCTTCCTCCTCGGCGCCGTCGTCGTCATCCAGGCGGTGACCCGCCTCTCGGGGCTGGGCGCGGAGGGTTTCGCCGGCGACATCCTCGTCATCGCCGTGCTCCGCGAGCTGGGACCGCTCGTGGCGGCCGTCATCGTCATCGGCCGCTCCGGAACCGCCATGGCGGCCGAGCTCGCGACGATGCGCCTGCGCGGCGAGATCGACGACCTCGACACTCTGGGGATCGACCCCGTCCAGTACCTCGTCCTGCCCAGGCTCGCCGGCGCCGTCGTCTCCCTCTTCGGCCTGATGGTGTTCTTCGATCTCCTGGCCGTGGTCGGAGGATACGTCGCGCTCGGCTCCCAGACGATGACGCCGCTGCGCTCGTACCTCGATTCGATCCTGCAGGCGATCCAGCCCCGCGATCTGGCACTCATCCCGGCGAAGGCGATCCTGTTCGGCGGGATGATCGCCGCCTTCTGCTGCTACCGAGGCCTGAGCGTGGAGGCCTCGCCCACCGAGATCCCGCAGGCCGCGACCCGTGGGGTCGTCATGTCCCTCGTCGGCATCTTCGTCGCCGACTCGATCCTCGCGACGCTGGTGTACTCGTGA
- a CDS encoding ATP-binding cassette domain-containing protein, with protein sequence MTGAAGDPREPAHDEALLVSIEIDRGAESPAAWPGTPITVRRGELAVITGPAGCGKSHLLRGAAGLALGSGRRALISHHELGTMTHRRRRETIAGVRLFYLPQDPPLVSNLTVLENLLLPIRYLGERDEAGAMAEARRWLEASGIAWAAASLPARLSDENRRTTALLRGFLRRPSIALLDDPLLGLDDDRRAAVLPLIRAALVETRCAILATSSSLDGLETLSPQEIRMPARHAPGASAGALA encoded by the coding sequence GTGACCGGGGCCGCAGGGGATCCGCGGGAGCCGGCGCACGACGAAGCGTTGCTCGTCTCGATCGAGATCGACCGCGGAGCCGAGTCCCCCGCGGCGTGGCCGGGGACACCCATCACGGTCCGGCGGGGAGAGCTTGCCGTCATCACCGGGCCGGCCGGCTGCGGCAAGTCGCACCTTCTCCGCGGCGCGGCGGGGCTCGCGCTCGGCTCCGGCCGCCGCGCCCTCATCTCGCATCACGAGCTCGGAACGATGACCCACCGGAGACGGCGCGAGACGATCGCCGGGGTCCGCCTCTTCTATCTTCCCCAGGACCCGCCCCTCGTCAGCAACCTGACCGTCCTCGAAAACCTCCTCCTCCCGATCCGCTACCTCGGCGAGCGCGACGAGGCCGGGGCCATGGCCGAGGCGCGCCGGTGGCTCGAGGCGTCGGGGATCGCGTGGGCGGCGGCATCCCTTCCCGCGCGCCTCTCAGACGAGAACCGCCGGACCACGGCGCTCCTCCGGGGATTCCTGCGGCGACCCTCCATCGCGCTGCTGGACGATCCCCTTCTGGGGCTCGACGACGACCGTCGCGCGGCGGTCCTCCCCCTGATCCGCGCCGCCCTCGTGGAGACGCGGTGCGCGATCCTCGCGACGTCGTCCTCCCTCGACGGGCTCGAGACCCTCTCCCCTCAAGAGATCCGCATGCCGGCGCGGCACGCGCCGGGGGCCTCCGCCGGAGCGCTCGCGTGA
- a CDS encoding MCE family protein: MSGNPSAASGRLEFQRQNLWVGLFVIATTIAFVLVAAFAVQERVLRREYRLTSSFPGIAGLKPGAEVFLRGFAVGRVTRIELSTDPDVRFDVEFTVRDAVKLIAGTRVRLSTRGFGSKVLDLVTPGDPSDPEAPPMPPPGRPVSYLEAGASVPGTSGSDLDALMSDGLALTRRITTTMQHLDRLLSEDLGPKLSTTLGTVNAKLESLTGEMQSTLKEAQSVLRQADATMAEDRPRVTKLLDSASKEIDALDGVTRRSDDVIAGFQSRVEPLLDQFAATLAEVNGITKTLSTSLNEEDLKATVAHLKAISEKGDLLVTDLQKHPWRLLRRVKGEKADLIEQLEAERKAREAPPPAP; the protein is encoded by the coding sequence GTGAGCGGCAACCCTTCCGCCGCCTCGGGGAGGCTCGAGTTCCAGCGGCAGAACCTCTGGGTCGGGCTCTTCGTGATCGCGACGACGATCGCGTTCGTCCTCGTCGCGGCCTTCGCGGTGCAGGAGCGCGTCTTGAGGCGGGAGTACCGGCTGACCTCCTCGTTCCCGGGGATCGCGGGGCTCAAGCCGGGCGCCGAGGTCTTCCTCCGGGGATTCGCCGTGGGGCGCGTCACCCGCATCGAGCTGTCGACCGATCCCGACGTCCGGTTCGACGTCGAGTTCACGGTCCGGGACGCGGTGAAGCTCATCGCCGGAACGCGCGTGCGGCTCTCCACCCGGGGCTTCGGCAGCAAGGTCCTCGACCTCGTGACGCCGGGCGATCCGTCCGACCCCGAGGCGCCCCCCATGCCGCCGCCGGGCAGGCCCGTCAGCTACCTCGAGGCCGGCGCGAGCGTCCCGGGGACGAGCGGAAGCGATCTCGACGCCCTGATGAGCGACGGGCTGGCCCTGACGCGCCGCATCACGACGACGATGCAGCATCTGGACAGGCTCCTCTCCGAGGACCTCGGCCCGAAGCTGAGCACGACGCTCGGAACGGTCAACGCGAAGCTCGAGTCGCTCACGGGCGAGATGCAGTCCACGCTGAAAGAGGCGCAGTCGGTCCTCAGGCAGGCGGACGCCACCATGGCGGAGGACCGGCCCCGCGTCACGAAGCTCCTCGACAGCGCGTCGAAGGAGATCGACGCCCTCGACGGCGTCACCCGCCGCTCGGACGACGTGATCGCCGGCTTCCAGTCCCGCGTCGAGCCCCTCCTCGACCAGTTCGCCGCGACGCTCGCCGAGGTCAACGGCATCACGAAGACCCTCTCGACCTCCCTCAACGAGGAGGATCTCAAGGCGACGGTCGCCCACCTCAAGGCCATCTCCGAGAAGGGGGATCTCCTGGTCACCGATCTCCAGAAGCACCCCTGGCGCCTCCTGCGGCGGGTGAAGGGGGAAAAGGCGGATCTGATCGAGCAGCTCGAGGCGGAGCGCAAGGCGCGCGAGGCGCCGCCGCCCGCCCCGTGA